The genomic region TTGCACGAACAGCAAAAGACATTGATGTTTTGATAGATTCCTTACCCAGTGAAGAATCTACAGCTGCTTTACAGGTAAGCCTCTATTCCTTTGAGAATTTTACCAGTAATAGAGAATTTTGAATTAAAGAGGTAGATTTAATACCTTTTGTCTgtgtccatttgtgctgctataacaacatACCTGagacagtaatttataaagaacagaaatttattttctcacagttctggagtctgggaagtctaagatcaaggcattTATTACTCACTGTGCATGAGTAatgaatttttattaaacatGGTGCCATGTTTAGGGCCATGTTGAGGGCCTTCTTCCTGTTTCCTCACATGGctgaaggcagaagggcaaaagagcaagagctCCCTCTTCAACCTCAAGCCATATTTTAAGGGTACTAATTCCATCTATGAGAGCTCTGCCTTCATGACTTAATATCCTCTTAAAGGCCCCTtccctcttaataccatcacattggggattagattttaatgtatgaattttggaggggacgcATTCAAATCGTAGCAGCTTTTGTTTTATTCAAATTTCCATTATAAGGAAACCTCTTATTTTCCTCAATTTTGTCTCTTTTCCTAGTGAAGAATGAGAGGAGGGTGGCATTCTACATGTGGAGTAGAATAATGGTGTCTAAACATAGTGTGTAAGGGAGTCACTTACAGATATCTAGAGATCTCTAATTGAAAAgtcattctttttaataattcACATGGGGAAAATTCTTAAAAGttatctgatttttagaatttctttacTGAAAAATATATCACAATGATTGCAAAGTCATccagatttaaaaataagtacatcTGCGACAGCTTCTCTCCTTCTAAActctaaagattttaaaatttgtgtcttATAAAGGCTGCTAGCTTGTATAAGCTAGAAGAAGAAAACCATGAAGCTGCTACATGTCTGGAGGATGTTGTTTATCGAGGAGACATGCTTCTGGAAAAGATACAAAGTGCACTTGCTGATATTGCACAGTCACAGCTGAAGACAAGAAGTGGTACCCATAGCCAGTCTCTTCCAGACTCATAGCACCAGTGGATACCATGTGGCTTGAGAAAAGAACTATTTGAGTGCCATTAAGAATTCTGCATCAGACTTAGATACAAGCCTTACCAACAATTACAGAAACATTAAACACTATGACACATTAcctttttagctatttttaatagTCTTCTATTTTCACTCTTGATAAATAAGCTTATAAAATCATGATTGAACCAGCTTTAAACTATCATACCATCATTTTTTAACTGAGTGAAATTATTAAGGCATATAATGCATTAATGAACATAATATAAGGAAACATATGTAAAATTCTGTTATGACATAATTTATGTCTCCATTTTGTTGTATTGGCCAGTACTTTTACAAATCAAAACATCTCTCAAGCCAGAGGAGAAGACAGTAAGAACAGACATAAGGGACATTTTAGTTTAGGCTAGTGTCCTGCCTCTTAGAGGTGGCATTGTGTAAATCTGAGCTTTGAGcaaaaagttttggaaattgtGTTGCTTTTAAGAAATAGTGTGGCTGGATAAGAAAGTCACATTTATGCAAATGTTTCTTCTGCTACAACCTCATACCTGTTCTAGTTCATCTCCACGTTTATTTTACCAAGAAATCCTCTGTCAAGAGAATTTCCTTGCTGTTGTGAAAGAATTTTTCTACATCCTGAactatttttcctatttcttttcacCTTGCTTTTTTTCATCCTTAATTTGCTTGTCATCACAGTGAAGTATGTTTTTTTGAATCATCAATTCTTTCTCATTCTCCATTTATCTGAAGGTTCTTTTGCCCTTATTAACCTCTCAACTTTTATTGCTGTATTCTAGTCAGACCAGAACATACTTCCACTACATCAGTTACTGGGCATCATTTCACGTCAGTTTATTATTGCCAAATAATTTGTGTCAGCATTTTCAACTATGGTTACTCATCCAACCCTTGGATCTCTTTGAGTCTACTGATTATCTCCACtggaaaggtggaattgaaatgTGGTCCACATTTTAACTGGCCATCTCCTGGGGCTGTATTTTTCAGAATATCCTGAGCTACATTTGCTGCAATCTGTTGCTATTCAGAGTTTAAGTTTCAGGAGAAAACAGGAACAATAGAACACTCTGCCTGTTATTTTTGTTGTAATCAAGCTTTTCCACAGTTCTTGAAAAGTACTATGTTTCAAATTTCAGGAACACCAGCATTAGCTGTAAAAGTTGCAGCAATTTATTGGCTAGTCATAGaaaatttttgaacttttaacTGTGTATTTTAATTGATGTTTATTAAAAACACTTTGCTATCACAGATATTTGGCATAAATCTGTACTCTTCATTATAGTTTTGCGGGGAGAGAAGATTCAATCAGAAAACTTTTTCAAAGTACCTAAGTATTATAAAGGAGTCAAAAAGGTACAAATAGAAAAGGTCaagacatttttcaaatgagGGAAAACTAACAGGATTTATCACTAGTAAACCTGCTCTAAAAGAATTGTCAagggaagctttttaaaaagaagggaagTTATAGCAGAAGGAAACTTAGAATGGCAGGAATAAAGAAGGCATAATGTATAGGGTAAATATAATAGActtgaggttttaaaaattacatttgttatttgaaagaaaaaattaacattgtTTTATGTGATTCTCTGTAGAGGatatacaggtttttttttgttcttgtttctgtttttttacggtgaagtctctgtcacccaagctgaagtgcagttctgtgatcatggctcactg from Pongo pygmaeus isolate AG05252 chromosome 10, NHGRI_mPonPyg2-v2.0_pri, whole genome shotgun sequence harbors:
- the MED21 gene encoding mediator of RNA polymerase II transcription subunit 21 isoform X1, which translates into the protein MADRLTQLQDAVNSLADQFCNAIGVLQQCGPPASFSNIQTAINKDQPANSTEAVSSLEYAQLFAALIARTAKDIDVLIDSLPSEESTAALQAASLYKLEEENHEAATCLEDVVYRGDMLLEKIQSALADIAQSQLKTRSGTHSQSLPDS
- the MED21 gene encoding mediator of RNA polymerase II transcription subunit 21 isoform X2 — translated: MADRLTQLQDAVNSLADQFCNAIGVLQQCGPPASFSNIQTAINKDQPANSTEEYAQLFAALIARTAKDIDVLIDSLPSEESTAALQAASLYKLEEENHEAATCLEDVVYRGDMLLEKIQSALADIAQSQLKTRSGTHSQSLPDS